Genomic DNA from bacterium:
CCGAAACCTCCGTGGGGCCTGGATCCCGACCGCGGCAGGACACTGCCGCACCGGGCCTTGCGAAAATCCTATCCCGCAAAGGCCGCCGCGTCAACGAAATAAAGGCTTGCGCCGGTAAGGAGCATGGCAAATTCCGGTGATTCATGGGAATGCGTAATGGCAAATATTGGCGATTTAGATTAGTAAAAATTCGCGTACCTTGTTTCCCACTCAAGGATTTTCTTTTCGTATTTCGCGTACAGCGCACCCATGTTTCGGTCATGCAGCTCGTGCGCGATGGTGATTCGCTCCTTGATCAAAAGCCTTGCGTCCTCCCATTGCTGCGCCTTTATGAGCGCCTCCACTTCCTCGTCGCGTTTTCCCGCTGAAAGGCTGTCGACGAAAGCATAAACCTCGGCTTCAAGTTCTTTTTTGTAATTCGGTGAGAGCTTGCCCTCGTCCTCCTTTACCGTTATCTCTTCCGCAGTTACGGACAGGTCTTTGAGCTTAATCAGAACCAATCCGACTATGAACAAAATCACACTGCCGACGGGTACGAATATCCAGAATTTCTTCAGCTTTTCCTCGGGCGAAAGGAATTGCGTTTTTCGCGTGGTTCCGAACTCCGCTTCGACGATTTTCCAGACGTCGTTCTGTTTCGCCATCCGGAAATTTGCCTTTACGGTGCGCTTTACTTCCTTGCCCACGGGCGTGGGATCCTTATGGCTATCGTCCAATGGGTGCTTCTGCGAAGAATAAAACTCCTCGAGGGCTTCGGCCGCCTCCTCGAATTCCGCGTCCTCCTTCATCTTCTCCACGGCCGCGGGCGTACCCTTTTCCAGGCGCTCCTCCTTGCTCGTTCCCTTGCGGATTGTTTTGCGCGCCCATTCCACAGAGCAATCGGCGAAATACTTGCCCTTTTCCTTGACGGACTTGCTCAAGGAGACGCGGAAGTAACCGATTTTCATTTCGAGGTCGTCGTAATCCGCAAGGTATTCGGACACGTTGGCCTCGATGTCGGATTTCCTGTTGCCGCGGTACCCATAGTCGTCCGCATAGCAGGATAGAATGGCGCTTACGCTTCCGTCCACGAAGCCCTGCCCCATCCGCGTCAAGACTGCTCGCACTTCCGCCTCCAGTTTTTTCTTCTCGGCGGCAGGAATGTCTTTTGTCGTCTCGCCCGTTTCGTAGTCGGTATACTTGCCCTCGGCGGCGCGCTGCTCGCCCTCTTCCTTGGCGAACATGCCGAACGCCTCTCCCACGTTTCCCGGCAGTTTATCCTCGTCCTCCTGCGCGCCGATAGGAGCCGCAAGCATTTGCAGCGCCGCGAACAACACCGGAATAAGGTAAGCCAGCTTCAACCCCGACCTCGCAAGGAGACGGCATTATAGCGGCAGGCGCCGAGCTATGTAAACCGGCGCGGAATTGCGGGCATCCGTCAGATGCGCGTGTGCCCCATCCGCGAAAGCTGGTTGAAAAAGAACAGCACGCCGAACACCATTCCGAAAAGATTCACGATGAAGGCGAGCCGCTTAGCGGTCAGCTCCTCGATCAGATGCGCGTGCGCCGCGCCCTCGATCGCGAACCTGACAACTGCATACACCCCGACGAAAATCAACAGCGGCCTGAAGCTTTCAAGCAGAAGTGCGAAGTCGTTCATATTACCCGTCCCCGTATCCGGCCGAAGCCAGTTGATTCGCACGTCAGCCCCGGTGAAACGCAAGATGGTTATACCCAACGCGGCGGGGATTCAAACGAAAGCAGTGGTAGAATCTGCATCCGCCGCAGCCGGGCGCGTGCCGCCGGCGCGGCCTGCAGATGCGATGGGGAGTTGTGTAACGGTAGCACAGCGGCCTTTGGAGCCGTTAGTCCAGGTTCGAATCCTGGCTCCCCAGACTTCAATCCGGACGCCAATCTAACAGCGCGAAAGAAAAGTTGTGCGTCCGAAACAGGCTACCAACGCCGCGGCAGCAGCTCAACCTTCCCGCTCAACTGGCATCCAAAACTATCGCTCGCACTGGACGGTATACCGCCGAAAGAATTCGCGGTAATGCAGAGTGGATGCGGCGACGTATCCGAAATCCCAATTCTGCATTGCGAGGTATCGAGATGGTCAGGTCTTTCGTCACGATGGTCGGAGCGTTTGTTGCAATTGCCGGTTTCTGCTACGAGGTCGGGCACCTTTGGTGGATAATCAAGTAAGGCTGACAGGAATTCATATGCGGATGGCAAAAGAATAACCACGGTCTTCGTGGCAAGTTGATCCGGCTGGCATTTGCAACCTTTTTGGCAATTCGGATGCACACGGGCGCACAACGGCTGAAGTTGTGCGGCTGACTAGGAAGGTTATCGGAAAGCCGGAAAAAGGCGGCGCCATCAAGAGATTAAGAGCATATGCTGCCGGGCAGGAATCCTTCCACGCTTCGCGCCGCTCGCCCATTAATTTGATTATCAGCTCGATCAACCCCATTTGATAAGAATTATGCGTCGTATCGCTGACAAGTATGAATCCGATTCGGAAGAGGTTTGTTCAATCCGGCTAACTTCTTTTGTCGATTATTCTCGCTTCCTTGGGCAGCGTGTCCATGCCCAGCAATCGCGACAGCTCTTCGCGCGAAAGATACTCGATGCTGTCGAATTTCATTTCGAAATCGCGCCGCGCGTCTTCGTTTAGCGCTCTTTCGAACGAATCCCGGTTTGTTCCTTCAGCGAGAGCTACCCGAAGCCGAAGCTCGTCCATCGCAAACTCGTCGTCGTTTTTCTTGCCTATCTCAAGCTGCCATTCGACGATTTCTTTACGCGCGGAAAACCATCCGAACAGCTCGTTGAAATTGACAAGCAAACCTTTGACCTTTTTTATTTCGCTTACGCGGCCGATGCGTGAATCCAAAAGCGGTGTGACGCGTCCGCAGTGCGGGCATTTGTCGATGATTATCCCCCCCTCCGCGATGTCGCCCGTGCGGTAGCGCACGACAACGCTGCCCGCGCCCGCGAGCGTGGTCAGCACAAGCTCGCCGCGCTCGCCTTCTTTAACCTGCTCGCCGGTTTCGGGATTAATCACTTCGAACAATTCGAGATCCGGATACAGGTGGTAGCGCGCGTTCGGCGCGTCCGTGCATTCCACCCAGGCGTGCTTGGCTTCGGTCAGCCCGTAGGTCGAAAGCACGCGCACGTTTTCTGCGCCGCATTGCGCCCAAATCTCTTTCAATTTCGCCTTGTACGCATCGTTGACCTTTTCCGCGCCGAGAATGCACAACCGAAGCCGCGGCAGGCGCTTTCCCTGCTCCGCGCAGATTTGCGCAAGGTGATATGCGAATCCGGGAGTGCAGACGAGAATGGTGGCTTCCATCCTTTCGAGCGTGTCCGCGATCGGGCCGCTGCCCATCACGCGTCCCCCTCCCGTATGCAACATCCTCAGCCGCGCCTCGAAACCCGCGAACGCGACCTGCCAAAACGCCAAATGCGGAGCGAACGGAAAAGCATGCACGCCTATGTCGCTTGCTGGATCCAGGCCGATTATGTCGAATATCCGCTTGCCCGAAAGCTTTAGGATGTTGACGTCCGAATACGTGTAAAGAAACGGCACCGAACGCGCGCTGCGGCCGGTCGTCGAAATGATGTGGATCGGAAAATAGCGATCGAACATCACCTGTTTTGGATCGCGGCCGAAAACCGCGCCGATTCCCAAACCCAATTTTTGAGGTAATGACAAGCACTTTTTCAGGCTCTCGGGTGTCGGTTGCAGAATGATGTCCTTGTACTTCGCTGGCTGATCGTCCGTCGCGACGATGTCAGCCTTGGTAGTGAAAGGAAGTCTGGCCATGTCCGCCACGGTGCGGATCTTGTCGATGTCAACGCCGGATGCGCTCCAAAGCTTTCGGTAAAAAGGAGAAAAGCGATTTACTTCAGGCAAGTATGCGCGGATGCGCCGCTCCTGCAGGCTGCGAATGCCCCCGACTGTCCACTTGGGCCAAGACACAGCGCGATGATAGCAGAACAGCAACTCCGACGAAAACACCCTTTGAAATTAGGCTGATTTTCGATTCGGACGGGTATGATAGTGCTGTTTTTTGCCCTGGAGAACTTGATGACTCAAAAGATAAATGTTCTTACGTTCGGTCCGCATCCCGACGATTCCGAAATCGGCACGGGCGCCGTCTTGCTGAAACTTAAGGCGCTCGGCTACACAACTGGAATCATAGACTTAACCGAAGGCGAGATGGGAACAGGCGGCGACGCTGCCATACGCGCGGCGGAATGCGACGAGGCAGCCAGAATACTCAAGGTGGATATCCGCGAGAATCTCAATTTGGGCGATTGCCGCCTTGAGGACAATTTTGAGAACCGCTGCAAAGTGGCCGCGGTTATTCGCAAATACCGCCCCGACGTGATTCTTGCGCCCTACTGGGATTTGCCTCCGGGGCGCGGCCTCGGTCACACCGACCATATCGTGGCCGGACATCTTGTTAGCCACGGGAACAACTTCGCGCATTTGCGCAAGCTGGACATTGAGGGCCAGCCGCATTACGCGCCGTCCACGTTCTATTACTTCCTTCCGCCGGATTTCAAGCCCAGCTTCATTGTGGACATTACCGAATATGTGGAAGACTGGCTGGCAAGCATATTCGCCCACAAGAGCCAGTTCGGAGACCCGGAGCAGAACTGGCAGATACGCGATTTCTTCGAAAGCCGCGTTCGCACATGGGGACGGTTCGCCGGGGCGACTTATGCGATGGCGTTTTACTCGCCATGGCCGCTTCGCATCGACAACATGATGAGCGTACTCGGCGGGATCCGCCCGCCAATGGAAAGATAAACTAAAGTCTAACCGTTATCGGTCGCCGTTTGATGCCTTGAAGCCCGCCTGAACCAACGCGTGAAGGTGCAGCAAGCCAACCGGCCTGTCCTGTGAATCCACTACGGGTAGTACGAAGATCGGACGCGGCTTGTTGTTTTCCATTTTTTCAAGCGCCGCGTGAGCCAATGCGCAATCTTCTATTCGCTTTGGATTCTTCGTCATAAGATCGCCGACACGCTTTGAGCGCAGCTCGGTGAAACTGCCTTCCCAGCGCTCTATAATCCGGCGCACGTCCCCGTCGGTAATAATGCCTGTCAACCTCCCGTCGGAGCCGACAATGCTTACCCCGCCAAGAACGTGCTTTGTAATCGTCTTCAAGGCTTCATCGAATCCGGCATCTTCGCCAAGAACTGGATTTGTCTCTTCGCCTCGAAGCAGGTCCGAGACTTTAAGTGTCAGCCGTTTCGCAAGCATCCCCTTCGGATGGAGTACCGCAAAGTGCTCCGGCCGGAAGTCCCTCTTGACCATTAGAGCTACGGTCAGCGCGTCGCCCAACGCGAGCGCCACGGTTGTCGAAGTGGTTGGAACGAGATTGTTGGAATCCGCCTCCTGAATCTCACCAGTAAACAGCACAATGTCGCAGGTTGCAGCCAGTCTGCTTTTGCGGTTGCCGGTGATGCACACCACCGTTGCTCCAATCTTTTTTATGCTTGGAAGGAGATCCAAAAGCTCGGCCGTCTCGCCGCTGTTTGAAATCGCGATAACGATGTCATCCTTGGTGATAATCCCCAGGTCGCCATGAAATCCTTCGGCGGGATGCAGGAATACGGACGGCGTGCCGGTCGAGGAAAGGCTGGCCGCGATTTTGCCCGCTATGTGGCCGCTTTTGCCCATTCCGGTCATCACAACCCGGCCGCGCGATGCCAAAACAGCATTAATCGTCCGGATAAACGACTCTCCGATGTGCTCGCGCAATGCAAGGACGGCGTTACCCTCTATTTCAAGCGCCCGGCGCGCGACATCCAGCACGTCGGGAATGTGCGATGAAGATGATGATTCCACGGCGCGATTATAACACCGGCGATTTCACAAAAGGCGGCGGCCGGCCGCCTCGCACAGCCCCGATGCTATAATCCGCTCCGCCTGCCATGGGCGCATTCCATTCAATTCCGCCGGCTTTGCCGTTGCGACGGAGCGATCATGAGGGACGTATACAAGAAACCGGTTTCTCTTGAAATGGACCGCGAAGAACGCGTCCATTATCGCATTTTGTCAGTTTCTCCGGACGGCGCCAGCAATTTGTTCATAGCCAAGTATGAATTGCTAGATGACGAACGAAACACATTCTTTCAGTTCGAACTTCGTGTTCCCGCGGATGTCGAGGCGGTCGCTTCATATTGGCAGCCGTTGTTTGAGCAAGTCGGAACTTTATACGAAAGAAAGGAAGACGTGCTGGCTTACGGTTACCGCATCAAGCAAGCAATTATCGAGGCGATTTTCAAACAGACCAAGAAGGAAGCCCCCAAGAAAACACCTGCCGCGAAGTTGAAAAAAGAAGAAACCGAATCCGTCGCCGCCGAATCTGGAGAGGGCTAGGCGATGGCTACCAGGCGGAGCGGACAAAGGAAAAAAAGCAAAGACAGCCATCGCCCCGTGCATGCAGAAACGCGACCAAAAAGCGACTCGCTTTCAGTTATTGTCACCGGCGGCGCGGGATTTATAGGCAGCAACCTTGCCATGGAATTGGAGCATCTTGGGCACGATGTTGTCGTAGTAGATGATTTCAGGTACGGCGACTTCCGAAACTTGAAGGGATTCCGGGGCGATTTGATGTCACACGACATCCGGCAAGTGCCCTGGGAGGAAATTGCGGGCGATTTTGACGTCGTTTTTCATCAGGCCGCGATCACAGATACGCGCGTGAGCGACC
This window encodes:
- a CDS encoding KpsF/GutQ family sugar-phosphate isomerase — protein: MLDVARRALEIEGNAVLALREHIGESFIRTINAVLASRGRVVMTGMGKSGHIAGKIAASLSSTGTPSVFLHPAEGFHGDLGIITKDDIVIAISNSGETAELLDLLPSIKKIGATVVCITGNRKSRLAATCDIVLFTGEIQEADSNNLVPTTSTTVALALGDALTVALMVKRDFRPEHFAVLHPKGMLAKRLTLKVSDLLRGEETNPVLGEDAGFDEALKTITKHVLGGVSIVGSDGRLTGIITDGDVRRIIERWEGSFTELRSKRVGDLMTKNPKRIEDCALAHAALEKMENNKPRPIFVLPVVDSQDRPVGLLHLHALVQAGFKASNGDR
- a CDS encoding AMP-binding protein, whose protein sequence is MPEVNRFSPFYRKLWSASGVDIDKIRTVADMARLPFTTKADIVATDDQPAKYKDIILQPTPESLKKCLSLPQKLGLGIGAVFGRDPKQVMFDRYFPIHIISTTGRSARSVPFLYTYSDVNILKLSGKRIFDIIGLDPASDIGVHAFPFAPHLAFWQVAFAGFEARLRMLHTGGGRVMGSGPIADTLERMEATILVCTPGFAYHLAQICAEQGKRLPRLRLCILGAEKVNDAYKAKLKEIWAQCGAENVRVLSTYGLTEAKHAWVECTDAPNARYHLYPDLELFEVINPETGEQVKEGERGELVLTTLAGAGSVVVRYRTGDIAEGGIIIDKCPHCGRVTPLLDSRIGRVSEIKKVKGLLVNFNELFGWFSARKEIVEWQLEIGKKNDDEFAMDELRLRVALAEGTNRDSFERALNEDARRDFEMKFDSIEYLSREELSRLLGMDTLPKEARIIDKRS
- a CDS encoding PIG-L family deacetylase, which codes for MTQKINVLTFGPHPDDSEIGTGAVLLKLKALGYTTGIIDLTEGEMGTGGDAAIRAAECDEAARILKVDIRENLNLGDCRLEDNFENRCKVAAVIRKYRPDVILAPYWDLPPGRGLGHTDHIVAGHLVSHGNNFAHLRKLDIEGQPHYAPSTFYYFLPPDFKPSFIVDITEYVEDWLASIFAHKSQFGDPEQNWQIRDFFESRVRTWGRFAGATYAMAFYSPWPLRIDNMMSVLGGIRPPMER